The DNA segment cagtagaggtttggaactcttcagctatagAAGCGCTCTCATACTTAATACTCTCATACTCAAATTTTACATCCCTCAGCTGGTCACCATTAGCTGGCTGGTGACACTAGTCCCCCTCCGCATTGATGAGGTGGCATGGGTTGAGGCACAATTTGCTGATGCCCTACCTGATGGGCCTTCCCTGCTCCTCAACCTCCTGTCCAGCTCTTTCCTACCTGACTCTTCTAATCCTGCTCCTCAACTGCCTCCCTCCAATCCCCTACAGCCTCTTAATCCGAAACTATCGTTCAACAAGAGAAAAATGCTGACTCTCACAATCCCACTCAACCCAACAGTCTCAACCAAGCACTATTTAAGCGTAACATGTTTGAAAAAATGGCAACCACAATTAGCCATTCCCACCAAATTTGGTACAAAAAGACACTGCAATTAGTGGTCAGTTGTAATTCACAGCATAATGCTAtgtttgattaatttaattgtgCACCATGTACGCACCAAAAAAATTAAGTATGAAGCATCATGTGTAATAATTGGAATTTAGGGCTAAATATGCCACCCTAATTAATATCGTTCTGGTTATGTAGTTGGCGGTTTGGGTTTTGGGGACCTCATGGGATCTGCTCCCAGGTTTATCGGAAGATTATTACTTCTTTCACTTAGAAAAGagaacacagacacacatggaAGACACGCGTCAGGAGGTACATGTAGACATCAGTGTATTGTCATATACAGTTAGAAGGCCATGATGACAATAGAAATGGGTAACTCCTCTTAAGGTTCTGTGATCTGTACTTCTCACCCATCAGGCACAGCGGGAGGGTGAAGCTTTGTAATATCCCTTTATTCCAAAATCAACAAATAAGGCTTTATCTTACTTTTAAGAGTTTTCCCCCGCTAgtgctaattttttttcttcctttttggaATTGAAATGTGCTTCAGTCTGTGGGTGTGCGTTATTGCTTTCTTTATGGCCAGTaagagtttattattatttttattattgctgtaattatttatttagcaccaaTGCCATCTGTAGTGCTGGAAATACTTCTCACGTGTGCCATATTGGGAAGCATTGAAAGCTTAATCCCAGCAGTTTCTGATTTAAATGGCCGGTTGCCGTCCCCGTAAATGAGATTATTATATGGAATCCCTTAATTGTATTTGccacttttttttcatttgttttgggCTGAAAGGATACGAAGTGCAAAGGCATTATATATTAGAATATtacttaaaattattaaatatgtagAAAGGGGAATCCTTTTTCAATCATCAGCATCATCACACGCTTTCCAGGTTTACGTGAAACAGCAGATCCAGGTTAATGCTTTCTAAACATCTTCGACGTATTGTGTATTCATCTGATAATGTTCTGAGCGCTTTGTAATATATTTCACCCCTTCTGTCCCCAATATTATAGGACGTGCTGGATGCTTTGTCTCTCAAAATGTATACAATGAAACCTAGTTCTCTTTTTTTAAGCAATAGTAGCAGTAATAGAAAATTGTATGATTCTGAACgttaaattatttctttaaagtcACTGACATGGAAGGCTATATTGTGCTCAAAGCTAATGTCATCAGGGAATATGAAAATAGAACTGTTTTAAGGGATGGTATTATACTCTTTATTTAAGGATTCTGACTTTTTGTTTATAGTTTCTCTACAGTGACCTTCCTAGGACCTGTCCCAGCGCTTCCCACCAGATCCTCTCTCTTGGTCCTGAGTACTGCTGCCTGCACCCATTGTGTCTCTCCCTGCTCCTTCAGCACCCCCTCCTCCCTTCTGTCTGTGCATCCCAGCATCTCTCCcttacttttactttactgagaaggtggtagataggtggagcAGTCTCCCAGTATAAggagtagagggtaatacagcgaggggatttaagcatgcatgggataggcatatggctcctgaatttaagacgagaccaacgactgattaaggtttgagtctctacagcaggaaCAAGAggtgactagatgggccaaatgggtctttTGTGCCGTCACATTGTTTGTGCATCTGCGAATTAACCTTACAGAGGGACTTTATAAACATGATCTAGCAATTTGGTGGCCAAAGAATATCTGCAAAACATATTTCAACAATAAGTTTGACCAACACTGGCTCTCTTAATGCATAGGTGGTTATGATGCTTATTCGCACGTATGATTCAGTGCAGTGGCCAAATGTGGCATAACATGCGCAACTGATTAGACAAGTTCTTCAAATTAAAGCCATTCAGGAACTAGTTGCTCACACTGTGCGTGTACTGCAGGGGGCGCCACTTCATGCAGGCCACAAACCACAAGGATTAAAAACAAGGTGTAAAGCGCAACTCCAGTTTTCTtatggtttattaaatataacgGAATATTTCCTTCCAATTTAAAAacagtaaacaataaaataaagtaaaacaccCGAATCTTCATACTTGTAGAAGTAtgatgaataaataatacttatGTCTATAAGCACAATTTTATATTAGCATGGAAAGATAATTTCGGGTATTGGGAAGTGTCAAGTGGGAGAAAAGTTTACTTTTTATTCtgatgtgttatttattttttgggatgTGTTTTCTGTGTACCTGATCATATAAGACGTCGTTCACAAATGGCTCTAGATAAGGTCATGAAATTTCCCCCTGGAAATATGTAAGCGAATAATTAGTAGATGGGCATACATAAAACATCTGGTGATTCAGTAAAAATGCTGTAATTAGTTGTATTTAGTGTTCTTCCTAGAACGTGCACATAATCTATACAGTTTCCAAGCAGATAACTCattaaatgtgaatatttgGACTGTAGGATCTTGGATTAACACAACATGTGGTCTCAACAAGTGACCTGTGTGGCTTCAAACCCGTTGGGCTCAGTGTTAACCCTCTGAAGAACAATCTCTACCGGTGAGTCTGGAAACACGTTGGTGACTTCTGACTGATACTATAGCCTTTTTAACCTTGTTGGACCCACTTTGTTCTTCTCAGTTGTTTTACCATTGTGCGGACCCTGGCACCCAAAGGGTTAGCTACCTACCCAAGTGGCCAACACCTCCAAACCAGATGGCAATAAAAGATACAGGAAGAATTCCAGAAATATACACAATTTTTAACTAATACAAAAAGAGAACCGCGTTGcattttgtttagatttttcGATGCACCAATTATTGCTGCACTCACTATGAGATTCTTGACTTTTTATTCTTCATAGTAGACGTAGTAATATTCATAGTTTTGCCTTACCAGCACCTCGGACTTGACTTCTCTAACTGACTATCCAGATGGAGAGCTCCAATCGCACGATGGTGACCTATTTCGTTCTTAAAGGGATCACAAATGTCCCCAGACTGGAGGTTCCGATCTCTCTTCTGGTTCTGCTCATGTATCTTCTCACTTTGGGTGGTAACATGACCATTCTCCTGCTCGTCTGCTCGGAGCCTCAGCTACACACTCCCATGTACTTCTTCTTGTGTAACCTCTCTGTTCTGGACATTTCATCTAGCACGGCCACCCTACATAGGATTTTTGTACTGTTCTTTACCGGAGATAACAGAATTTCAGTTTTTGGTTGTATGACACAAATCTTTATGTTTTTAACCTTAACCACTGACCAGCTTCTCTTGCTCGCCGCTATGAGCTTTGATCGATACGTTGCCGTCTGCGACCCCATGCATTATTCCATGGTCATGAACCGCACGGTCTGTGCTTTATTAGCTGCCAGCAGCTGGCTTCTGGGTATTGTAGAAATTTCTCCTATTTTCTGGACAATTTCGGGTTTTTCTTGTTACAGATCCAATGAGATCAACCACTTCTTGTGCGACATTATTCCTCTAATGAAGCTGTCTTGCAATGACAAGTCTTTTTTggaactttatttatttacagaggGGTATTTCGTTGGATGCTTCTGCCCGTTTCTCATGACTTTTGTGTCCTATGTCCTTATTATCATCACCATATTGAAGATCCCTTCCAGCAACGGAAGACGCAAAACCTTCTACACATGTTCCTCGCACCTCACGGTTGTTGTCTTGCTGTATGCGACTCTTGTAATTCAATATCTGAGTCCAAACTCCACGAACAGCCTGGAGTCTAATAAACTATTCTCTCTTTTCAACACGGCCACCGTCCCGTTGTTGAATCCTCTAGTGTACAGCCTCAAAAATAACAATGTGAAGTCGGCACTGAGAAGAAGGCTTAGATTgtgtaaattaatgttttaaagtCAAACTCCACTCAAATaaagtcttatttttaaaaattactaTATTGAGATGAGTTGcgatacaaaaaaacatatgaattaaCAGATCatgaaagatatatatatatatatataatacaatcgGTTAATAAGGTATTCctagtgaaaaaatatatatatagatggaaTTTATCAGGTCATTTTGTTTGTCTCAGTTTTGGATCTTTGGAGTTTATTTGGAATTTTGTAAGGAAAAGGGGGAGGCAATGGGGCAATCCGTCAACGGATCCACAACAAGAGCGTAGAGTaattaacccattgaaaacaatgcattttgagcccgtacatgtgcgggctttgtcactaaggggttaagaacTTTTTGTTATAACTGTTAAGTAAATAGAAATTCTGTTAATGTACAAAGGTTCTGTTCaactacaataaaaataaatacaaattatatttttatggaacTCCATTTTAATGTAGGATGACTATTACTTGATGAAATAAAAgtcatgataataaaaaaaaaatcaaaaatttgATCTACGAATCTGACTAGTGGCTAATTTTTTCggcataaaaacaagaaaatgcagGTGGCTGTAGCCAAAATGCTTCTTCATGGCAGGGGTCataatcatcatcataatggacATTTGACTAAATGCCCCTTATTTATCATAAATTCCTGCGAATTTGTTAAATCCTGTTTTAATCTTCcgtctttcttttctttttttcacaacTGGTTAGgtgagaaatgtaaaaatatatttccaaattGAAATCCTTATAGCTCTAAAACGTAAATTCACTGAGCTGAAACGTAAACGCCAACCGATTTCTTTCACCAAAAATATCTCAAATATGATAGAAATATACAAATGAGCGgccatatttattaaattgaaattgattaaaataaatctatacatTAGGCTGGCGGCCTAAATAAAACTCAGGGCTACCAGCGGATATATGGCCACCCTCACCTTTTTAGCAGGACACGATAGCCTTGCTATTTTATAGCATTGTCTGTGCAAGATGGCGCCCCAGTGCGTATACATCTAATCAACCATAAACATATATCCACAAACATAGTCAAACATGAATATGTTGGAGCACATCCAAGCCTACTTATATTACTACATACAATTATATGGTCATATGAATTATAGGaagatagaatttgacggcGTATTAGAACCATTAGGCCCGTCCAGTCTGCTCATTTATTTCTGCTAGGTAAGCATTATAGTCTGGAGAGCTTACACTGTTGCTCACTTACGCAGTAGTGCAGTACACTCGCAATGCTTTGGGATACTTtgcccaataaaatatataaaaataatagaagcCAAATGCGAATGTATTGGAAACTACTGTGATAAAAGATGGCAGAACTTGCCCGTCAATAAAAAATCTCTATCCTAAAACCTACCAAGGATGCTAAATCAGCTTCTGCCACCAAGCAGGACTAAGGCCCAGTGGGCCCCTGGCCGATAGCACCCCATGCTTACTTTTACTGCTGCCGCAGGGGCAGTTTGGGTTCTGGATTTTGCGGCCTGTAGCTCGATAGGAATGGCCGCACATCACAAGAGCGTAACATTGAAGGCCGCACATATGGTCCCATGTCCACCTTTAAGTACCAGGGGCCtttagtcatccccagtctggttCTGCTGCCATGACTTAATGGGTCTGTGGGTAAATCTTGCCTTAAATAAAGTGTGCCAAGTGCCCATTACCTTTGATGTATTTCTTTTGCAACACAATTAACCAACCCTTTGTTGTTTACTAAAAGTGATTAAAGTGATAGAAATATTGGGctggtttctctttttttaaaaaccagtCATGCCCCATAACATAAGGTTTTCAGGCAGATccattctcgctctgttatctgagacCAATCTGCTAgccaaacaccctgactccttataatactgcctgtggggaaacaATGGAgtagctcagtcttaatcacccagcatgGACACTCTGACTAGGGATTTCATAGCAGTgctataaagaatcagctcagtatGGTGCTTGAGCATGAAAGTCACCGTAAATATTACACAGCTGACAACAATGGTGGATAAGgagagtttattggaacaaaccgagataaaaccaagtttttgtcaatgcgactgacattactgtatacagtgctggggtttttGCCATACCCTTTAACAAAGTGTAGTTTTTTCGGTAACCTATTGCCCctgtagttttttttcagaacttTTATTGGCCTACATTGTACTTAAGTATCGTTACTCTACATTTCACTTAGTTACACTTAGTTCTTTGGTATGAGCCAATATCTATTGAATCCGTGCAACTCCCCACTGAATATTACCAAATAAAacttagtttatttatttggcCAACAGGGACTCATTACGTCTCTCTTAACaggacttgttttttttttaatgagtcgAAAGAGAATTTCCT comes from the Spea bombifrons isolate aSpeBom1 chromosome 8, aSpeBom1.2.pri, whole genome shotgun sequence genome and includes:
- the LOC128503883 gene encoding olfactory receptor 5B21-like codes for the protein MESSNRTMVTYFVLKGITNVPRLEVPISLLVLLMYLLTLGGNMTILLLVCSEPQLHTPMYFFLCNLSVLDISSSTATLHRIFVLFFTGDNRISVFGCMTQIFMFLTLTTDQLLLLAAMSFDRYVAVCDPMHYSMVMNRTVCALLAASSWLLGIVEISPIFWTISGFSCYRSNEINHFLCDIIPLMKLSCNDKSFLELYLFTEGYFVGCFCPFLMTFVSYVLIIITILKIPSSNGRRKTFYTCSSHLTVVVLLYATLVIQYLSPNSTNSLESNKLFSLFNTATVPLLNPLVYSLKNNNVKSALRRRLRLCKLMF